One window of the Benincasa hispida cultivar B227 chromosome 3, ASM972705v1, whole genome shotgun sequence genome contains the following:
- the LOC120072725 gene encoding ERBB-3 BINDING PROTEIN 1-like translates to MSSDDEREEVELDLSSPDVVTKYKSAAEIVNKALQLVISQCKPKAKIVDICEKGDSFIREQTGNMYKNVKKKIERGVAFPTCISVNNTVGHFSPLASDETVMEEGDILKIDMGCHIDGFIAVVAHTHVLQEGPVTGRAADVIAAANTAAEVALRLVRPGKKNKDVTEAIQKVAAAYDCKIVEGVLSHQLKQFVIDGNKVILSVTNPETRVDDAEFKENEIYAIDIVTSTGEGKPKLLDEKQTTIYKRAVDKNYHLKMKASRFIFSEISQKFPILPFTARALEEKRARLGLVECVNHDLLQPYPVLHEKPGDYVAHIKFTVLLMPNGSDRITSHALQELQPTKTIDDPEIKAWLALGTKTKKKGGGKKKKGKKGDNNPDDSTEAEPMDLTKNEGASQ, encoded by the exons ATGTCATCGGACGATGAAAGGGAGGAGGTGGAGTTGGATCTCTCCTCTCCAGATGTCGTTACAAAGTACAAAAGTGCTGCCGAGATCGTAAACA AGGCATTGCAGCTGGTGATATCCCAATGTAAACCGAAAGCAAAAATCGTTGACATTTGCGAAAAAGGAGATTCCTTCATTAGAGA GCAAACAGGTAACATGTACAAGAATGTTAAGAAGAAGATAGAACGGGGAGTTGCCTTTCCAACTTGCATCTCTGTAAATAATACAGTTGGCCACTTTTCACCTCTGGCCAGCGATGAAACAGTGATGGAAGAAGGAGATATACTCAAGAT TGATATGGGCTGTCATATTGATGGGTTTATCGCTGTAGTTGCTCACACTCATGTTCTGCAAGAAGGTCCGGTGACTGGAAGGGCAGCCGATGTCATTGCAGCTGCTAACACTGCTGCCGAAGTTGCCTTGAGGCTTGTTAGGCCTGGAAAAAAG AATAAAGATGTAACAGAAGCCATTCAAAAGGTTGCTGCTGCTTATGATTGCAAAATTGTTGAAGGGGTACTTAGCCACCAGTTGAAGCAATTTGTAATTGATGGAAACAAGGTTATTCTCAGTGTTACAAATCCAGAAACAAGAGTCGATGATGCTGAGTTTAAAGAGAATGAAATTTATGCAATAGACATAGTTACAAGCACAGGCGAAGGCAAG CCTAAGCTGTTGGACGAGAAGCAGACTACTATTTATAAGAGAGCTGTGGACAAGAACTACCACTTAAAGATGAAAGCATCTAGGTTTATTTTCAGTGAAATAAGTCAGAAATTTCCCATTCTGCCTTTCACTGCTAG GGCTTTGGAAGAGAAAAGAGCCAGGCTGGGGCTAGTCGAATGTGTTAATCATGATCTATTGCAACCATATCCCGTCCTCCATGAAAAGCCTG GCGATTACGTTGCTCACATCAAATTTACAGTCTTGTTAATGCCTAATGGATCAGATCGAATTACCTCTCATGCACTGCAAGAACTTCAGCCCACAAAAACTATTGATGATCCTGAAATTAAGGCTTGGTTAGCACTTGGAACAAAGACAAAGAAGAAGGGaggagggaagaagaagaaag GTAAGAAAGGTGACAACAACCCGGACGATTCAACAGAGGCTGAGCCGATGGATTTGAC